Proteins encoded within one genomic window of Ptiloglossa arizonensis isolate GNS036 chromosome 3, iyPtiAriz1_principal, whole genome shotgun sequence:
- the LOC143144996 gene encoding uncharacterized protein LOC143144996 isoform X4, which produces MSGFFNSLKNFASGAAYAASSASKYEELEVEDTKMRFSLTPQPGESGFAQWLDAMKMVARLQEGIPPKFRKELWLTLAERHLEQRGVDWKQAEKVCFNEWSNPDDEELGIQIVKDLHRTGCSLFCGAAGRDNQAVLRRVLLGFARWNKSVGYCQGLNVLAALVLQVMDRAESAAVKVMIYLIEGVLPEGYFADNLRGLSVDMAVFRDLLRSRLPKLSKHLKALQNDAKDKATGSSYEPPLTNVFTMQWFLTLFCHCLPQEAVLRVWDLIFLEGDEILLKTALTIWEGLSDRIMTVTSADEFYSIMGVLTREMLEFTNTNNLIKNIVSMEPLHGVKNLREKHRYNITPWARKLSDDDDSDTEEEERLAVAAAMFNMAQRLKKDMLVDRIPQTIGALQAMAPSSDRERLALDISILKQQYAKLRERQHQAHIILSAACARQTMVPPPTSQAMNHLLVGKNALVSGKNRPLSLPSGTASAKTRPTPLNQSRRDRQGVTLHWKDTKKSKQKSSTVADAAEAIVAQWQSTEAELASPKRNNGDSDSDSTSTELCDEPDRLSDVDSEDLTSASESYAMATDEDKSSRVGNSPLPEKTFDRASPVEKNETIDIEISRDLKPPEENLNDISIAKITDQIRRLSAEDDNNSMVPQKFGTKNEENDSLTKSSPLEKDKSIFDFSADYASAVDTVRKTALDEYDYLSYGKSTLTVKDEQVLVHEPYKPDETVKEIAENASRDDLTANRKDQVQDATSAIGRTENSTLFPEYSTTLDTKYDKIADRVSHDSATENEDRYKTSFDFSSRVSLDTKIDNLITDTPSMVNSERKSYCKTYVGHLPISPLTVGQKLSEAIPTIHGTNGIVGLTSNVAGVDIETLEKTYFGERAQTGQKKTYPDLKKSPKTPESNKSCSSGETMGPDSKPSSLTVSPRSPVRSDSRDILMDKSVCSSVSSDSKTLVFRSMDSDVSKDSAKTDAKKTYEKSGSSTPISTDSLRNKSETSPKLVVSSSSDSCSPSKLKSSERSFSSDLQSPISANSIKYTSNYNRRGQDDVSGSSIDMSTATSPFYPISDPNQKTPSPYSVSRRRSSLESTETSPEQKSTSSKESNKYLGFQSKFDSTLKSSEVRDTEAVASKSESYVVREFNSKKEDSGSNLTERRNADDDVKFYRSSGSDFYRKEKEIVDDGADDSLSEKDVVPSLPQEKLDKHYLTYNYRHRDRSKVLERSSSSLDSRRFSDLKSSVSTDEFATSVAKKRSSDILEDIKHLEAKANDGSSDSGMLTKKSSYIWEDLKSLEARRQDTFSNSASNFSKRRLEIPDINVSGEGRMSYSIHPKLDIDENSDSILKTVARSQNNGDIDDGRESKLGVWTKVKPRKKGNNGRRNSDRALKIIQENSAILQKILACQAKKRLPDLEEISKEITISPINEEISKIFSPILEKMGLNEHEINEELARINFKDFDNMTATSVSEFDAKINEELSKLSLIDETEQMDMDEIMSNEYLDTREALIDRKINEELSKLLSNYEERSPTSIGNLDKGSSQTVSEIDGLELSSISTNVFSYQSPNDSIETRSDRGSTQESSITVDKFSQYSEKVLPYRVSKYRDDDSSPKSDIDIYRELEKLDKISAAQLLPDSTLDLPQQELTSYVPKTSPFKDLSPIRYSSSKPIPYETLTSPLKSYDSYKSFDFKTKVSPKHGSNNPFATAPYDKSVVDTGFEYINHKTEISMNAYDLHAKSPMMTKESLEFRVRYDDDPVREVGTDYMSLQSDGRQITGSNKSPYYSNGNTESLTPTKYMSKEERCLDTTGSSFLEYSTESSDILRRKYDSLSPKEYSHGTSVEYDRRLSALPAIEPGSDIGSYLPTKRLDYHPLSPNRQYTDQHFVSATNHYASKLSPGMSDETKRPVSHPEFPGKVTAGKYTELPDRGGTSSYQKSSLSLGNIGHSSKGVENNYNTLASPKSQFSPFPSRNAPRKPKELTLKLGLYSPKDPDPAQSKRS; this is translated from the exons TCGAAGACACGAAGATGAGATTTAGCCTGACGCCTCAGCCAGGAGAAAGCGGTTTTGCACAATGGCTGGACGCGATGAAAATGGTTGCCAGGTTGCAGGAAGGAATACCACCGAAATTTCGAAAGGAG ttatGGCTGACGCTGGCAGAACGTCATCTAGAGCAGCGCGGCGTAGATTGGAAGCAGGCTGAAAAGGTCTGCTTCAACGAGTGGAGCAATCCTGACGATGAAGAGCTCGGTATACAAATCGTTAAA GATTTACACAGGACGGGCTGCAGTCTATTTTGCGGCGCAGCTGGCAGAGACAATCAGGCGGTGCTCCGTCGGGTTCTGCTTGGCTTCGCCCGATGGAACAAGTCCGTTGGCTATTGCCAAGGCCTGAACGTGCTGGCCGCTCTCGTTCTGCAAGTTATGGATCGCGCCGAGTCCGCCGCGGTGAAGGTGATGATCTACTTGATAGAGGGTGTCCTGCCCGAGGGTTACTTCGCGGACAATCTGCGCGGCCTCTCCGTCGACATGGCGGTGTTTCGCGATCTCCTACGGTCCAGGCTGCCCAAGCTCTCGAAACATCTCAAGGCACTTCAGAACGACGCCAAGGACAAGGCGACAG GCAGCAGTTACGAACCACCTCTGACGAATGTGTTCACGATGCAATGGTTCCTCACGCTCTTCTGTCACTGTTTACCGCAGGAGGCGGTACTCCGTGTCTGGGACCTGATATTTCTCGAAGGGGACGAGATACTACTGAAAACCGCTCTGACCATCTGGGAGGGCCTTTCGGA CCGTATCATGACCGTGACGTCGGCCGACGAGTTTTACAGCATAATGGGCGTCTTGACCAGGGAGATGCTGGAATTTACGAACACGAACAATCTCATAAAG AATATAGTCAGTATGGAACCGTTGCATGGCGTGAAGAATTTAAGAGAAAAGCACAGATACAATATCACACCGTGGGCAAGGAAACTGAGCGACGATGACGACAGCGACACGGAAGAGGAGGAGAGGCTGGCCGTGGCCGCCGCGATGTTCAATATGGCGCAACGGCTGAAAAAAG ACATGCTTGTAGATCGTATACCACAAACGATTGGCGCGCTGCAGGCTATGGCGCCCAGCAGCGACCGAGAACGTCTCGCGTTGGACATTAGTATTTTGAAACAGCAGTACGCCAAGCTACGGGAACGTCAACACCAGGCGCACATTATACTTTCCG CCGCATGTGCAAGACAGACCATGGTACCACCTCCTACTTCTCAGGCCATGAATCATCTTTTAGTGGGCAAAAATGCGCTCGTGAGCGGGAAGAATCGACCCCTGAGTCTACCTTCTGGCACTGCATCGGCGAAGACACGACCTACACCTCTGAACCAGAGTCGAAGGGATAGACAAGGCGTCACGCTACATTGGAAGGACACAAAGAAATCGAAGCAGAAATCTTCGACCGTGGCAG ATGCAGCGGAAGCGATTGTTGCCCAGTGGCAATCCACGGAGGCTGAATTGGCATCTCCGAAGCGCAACAACGGGGACAGTGACAGCGACAGCACGTCGACGGAATTGTGCGACGAGCCCGATCGTCTGAGCGACGTTGACAGCGAAGATCTCACGTCAGCGTCCGAGTCGTACGCCATGGCTACCGACGAGGACAAGAGTTCTCGAGTCGGGAACTCGCCCTTGCCCGAGAAGACGTTCGATCGCGCGTCACCGgtcgagaaaaacgaaacgatcgatatcgaaaTCTCGCGGGATCTCAAGCCACCGGAGGAAAATCTGAACGACATATCGATCGCGAAAATCACCGATCAGATACGACGACTATCGGCGGAGGATGACAAtaattcgatggttcctcaaaaaTTCggcacgaagaacgaagagaacgATTCGTTGACGAAATCGTCACCGTTGGAGAAAGACAAGTCGATCTTCGATTTTTCCGCGGATTACGCCTCGGCCGTGGACACCGTAAGAAAAACGGCCCTGGACGAGTACGATTACTTGAGTTACGGTAAAAGCACGCTCACCGTGAAAGACGAACAAGTGTTGGTGCACGAACCGTACAAACCGGACGAGACCGTGAAAGAAATCGCGGAAAATGCGTCCCGCGACGATCTCACCGCGAATCGAAAGGACCAAGTCCAAGATGCAACCTCCGCGAtcggacgaacggagaactcGACCTTGTTCCCGGAATATTCGACAACGTTGGACACCAAGTACGATAAGATCGCGGACAGAGTTAGCCACGATTCGGCCACGGAGAACGAGGATCGTTACAAAACCTCCTTCGATTTTTCGAGCAGAGTTTCGTTGGACACGAAGATAGATAATTTAATCACCGATACACCGTCCATGGTGAACAGCGAACGGAAATCGTACTGCAAGACTTACGTCGGCCATCTTCCGATCTCTCCGTTAACGGTTGGCCAAAAATTGAGCGAAGCGATCCCAACTATACACGGTACGAACGGTATCGTGGGATTGACGTCGAACGTCGCTGGCGTGGACATTGAGACGTTGGAGAAAACGTATTTCGGCGAGCGGGCCCAGACAGGCCAGAAAAAGACATATCCGGATTTGAAGAAGAGTCCCAAGACACCCGAGAGCAATAAATCGTGCAGCTCCGGTGAGACGATGGGACCCGATTCGAAGCCTTCCAGTTTAACCGTGAGCCCCAGGTCACCGGTCAGGTCCGACTCGCGAGACATTCTTATGGACAAATCGGTGTGCTCCTCGGTCAGTTCCGACTCGAAGACCCTGGTGTTCCGTTCGATGGACTCGGACGTGTCGAAAGACAGCGCGAAGACGGACGCGAAGAAGACTTACGAGAAGTCCGGTTCGTCGACACCGATTAGCACGGACTCCCTGAGGAACAAGTCCGAGACCAGCCCGAAATTGGTGGTGAGCAGCTCCAGCGACTCGTGCAGCCCGAGTAAACTAAAGTCTTCCGAGAGGTCGTTCAGTTCGGACCTTCAATCGCCAATAAGTGCCAACTCTATAAAATATACCTCGAATTACAATAGGCGGGGCCAGGACGACGTGTCCGGGTCGTCGATCGATATGAGCACCGCCACGTCGCCGTTCTATCCGATCTCGGATCCCAATCAAAAGACTCCCTCACCGTACAGCGTGTCCAGACGAAGGTCCAGCTTGGAGAGCACCGAGACATCGCCCGAGCAGAAATCGACCAGTTCCAAGGAGTCCAACAAGTATCTGGGCTTTCAGTCGAAGTTCGATTCCACGTTGAAATCGTCGGAGGTCAGGGACACCGAGGCTGTCGCGTCCAAAAGCGAGAGCTACGTCGTTCGCGAGTTCAACTCGAAGAAGGAGGACTCCGGTTCGAATCTGACGGAGAGGAGGAACGCCGACGACGACGTAAAGTTCTATCGATCGTccggtagcgatttttatcgcAAGGAGAAGGAGATCGTCGACGATGGCGCGGACGATTCTCTGTCGGAGAAGGACGTGGTGCCCTCGTTGCCCCAGGAGAAGCTGGACAAGCACTACTTGACTTACAATTACAGACACAGAGACCGATCGAAAGTGTTGGAGAGGAGTTCCAGCAGCCTGGACAGTAGAAGATTCAGCGATCTGAAGTCGTCCGTCTCCACGGACGAGTTCGCCACTTCGGTGGCGAAAAAGAGATCCAGCGACATTCTGGAGGACATCAAGCACTTGGAGGCCAAGGCGAACGACGGGTCGTCCGATTCCGGGATGTTGACGAAGAAGAGCAGCTACATCTGGGAGGATCTGAAGAGTCTCGAGGCAAGGAGACAGGACACTTTCAGCAACTCCGCGAGCAATTTCTCCAAGCGTCGTTTGGAGATACCGGACATAAACGTGAGCGGCGAGGGCAGGATGTCGTACAGCATACATCCGAAACTGGACATCGACGAAAACAGCGACAGCATACTGAAGACGGTCGCGCGTAGCCAGAACAACGGTGACATCGACGACGGAAGGGAATCGAAGTTAGGCGTGTGGACGAAGGTGAAGCCTCGCAAGAAGGGCAACAACGGGCGCAGAAACAGCGACCGTGCGTTGAAGATCATTCAGGAGAACTCCGCGATACTTCAGAAGAtactcgcgtgccaggcgaagAAACGATTGCCGGATCTCGAGGAGATATCGAAGGAGATCACGATCAGCCCGATCAACGAGGAGATCTCGAAGATCTTCAGCCCGATATTGGAGAAGATGGGCCTGAACGAGCACGAGATCAACGAGGAGCTGGCGAGGATCAATTTCAAGGATTTCGACAACATGACCGCGACCAGCGTGTCCGAGTTCGACGCGAAGATCAACGAGGAGCTCTCGAAGCTCTCGTTGATCGACGAGACGGAGCAGATGGACATGGACGAGATCATGTCCAACGAGTATCTGGACACCAGGGAGGCCCTGATCGATCGAAAGATAAACGAGGAGCTGTCGAAGCTGTTGTCGAATTACGAGGAACGTTCACCGACGAGCATCGGGAACCTGGACAAAGGATCCAGCCAGACCGTCAGCGAGATCGACGGCCTCGAGTTGTCCAGCATCTCCACGAACGTGTTCTCCTATCAATCGCCGAACGACTCCATCGAGACGAGAAGCGATCGGGGATCCACGCAGGAGTCCTCGATTACCGTCGACAAGTTCTCCCAGTACAGCGAGAAAGTCTTACCGTACAGAGTATCCAAGTACAGGGACGACGACTCCTCGCCGAAAAGCGACATAGACATCTACAGGGAACTGGAGAAACTGGACAAGATCTCGGCGGCGCAGCTCTTACCGGACTCGACCCTCGATCTTCCTCAGCAGGAGTTGACCTCGTACGTACCGAAAACCTCACCGTTCAAGGACTTATCGCCGATAAGGTACTCCTCCTCCAAGCCGATTCCGTACGAAACGCTGACATCGCCCCTGAAGAGCTACGATTCGTACAAAAGCTTCGACTTCAAGACCAAAGTATCGCCGAAACACGGctcgaacaatccgttcgcgaccgcCCCTTACGACAAATCGGTCGTGGACACCGGTTTCGAGTACATCAATCATAAAACGGAGATCTCGATGAACGCGTACGATTTGCACGCGAAGAGTCCGATGATGACGAAGGAGTCGTTGGAGTTTCGCGTTAGGTACGACGACGATCCCGTCAGAGAGGTCGGCACCGACTACATGTCGCTACAATCGGACGGTAGACAGATCACCGGCTCGAACAAGTCTCCTTATTACAGCAACGGGAACACCGAGTCCCTGACACCCACCAAATACATGTCCAAGGAGGAGAGGTGTTTGGATACCACCGGGTCCTCTTTTCTGGAGTACTCCACCGAATCCTCGGACATCCTGCGCCGCAAATACGATTCGCTGTCGCCCAAGGAGTATTCTCACGGTACCAGCGTCGAGTACGATAGACGCTTGAGCGCGTTACCAGCGATTGAACCGGGATCGGACATCGGGTCGTATCTGCCGACGAAGCGTCTCGATTATCATCCATTGTCACCGAATCGTCAGTACACGGATCAGCATTTCGTCTCCGCCACGAACCATTACGCCTCGAAACTCTCGCCGGGCATGTCCGACGAGACCAAGCGACCCGTTTCTCATCCCGAATTTCCCGGCAAGGTGACCGCCGGCAAGTACACGGAGCTGCCCGACAGAGGAGGCACCAGCAGCTACCAAAAGTCCTCGTTGAGTCTGGGCAATATCGGTCACTCGAGCAAAGGCGTCGAGAACAATTACAACACACTGGCAAGTCCCAAGTCTCAGTTCAGTCCGTTCCCCTCGAGAAACGCGCCCAGAAAGCCCAAAGAGCTCACGCTCAAGTTGGGACTCTACTCGCCGAAGGATCCGGACCCGGCACAGTCGAAGAGATCATAG